The genome window TGATGAGCATCCAGATAAAGTAAATAATTATTATGATTTAGGTTCTTTGCTAACCCGGTTAAATGACTATCAACAAGCAGAAGAACTCTTTATGAAGGCTTTGGGGATTTTTGAGGCAAAGGGTGACAAGGATGCTATGAACCTCTTAAACTATGGTCTTGGTAACCTTTACTATGAGATTGGCAAAGTTAACGAAGCAATTAAGCTTTATAATAAGATTGATGACTCCAAACTCAAAGCTGATTCTTATCTTATGTTAGCCCAAAGCTATATGAAAAAAGGACAATACAAGCAAGCTGTTGCTTATGGATTAACTGCCCTTGAATTACGTCCAGATGATCCTGAAATTAATCAGGTAATCGGTGACTCATTATTAGCATTAGGCGAATTTAAACAGGCTAAAGCTTACTAT of Limosilactobacillus reuteri subsp. reuteri contains these proteins:
- a CDS encoding tetratricopeptide repeat protein, producing the protein MTEKKDFRDPKKKETEKLVHKLVEAIDEHPDKVNNYYDLGSLLTRLNDYQQAEELFMKALGIFEAKGDKDAMNLLNYGLGNLYYEIGKVNEAIKLYNKIDDSKLKADSYLMLAQSYMKKGQYKQAVAYGLTALELRPDDPEINQVIGDSLLALGEFKQAKAYYDAILKYHPGRADTQFNRGIVAMVLGEPYKDYLAQAKQLDPNYYHKSEQRLNDIEKTLQATQKKD